In Spiroplasma chinense, the DNA window TAAAGGGATTATAGTTGATGAAAAACAAAGAACCAATATTGAAAATATTTATGCAGTTGGTGATGTTGCAGAAACTTTTGATCTTGATAAAAAACCAGTAAGAGTAGCACTTGCAGCTCCTGCTTCTAGACAAGCAGTTGTTGCTGCAAATACCATTTATGGAATTGAAGACACTTACAAAGGTAGTCAAGGAACAAATGCAATTACTTTATTTGACCACAGTATTGCTTCAATTGGAAAAACAGAAAAACAATTGAAAGCTGATGGAGTCGAATATCACAAAGTTATAAGTACAAAACCACAAAAATTAGCATTACTTGGTGGTACTTACATTTGACTTAAAGTTTTATACGACAAATCAGGACATATATTTGGTGCACAAGCATTTGGACCAAGTGGAGCTGAAAAGAAAATAAGTTATATGGCAATAGTTATGTATGCAAAACAAACTATATTTGACATGGTTGAATACCAAGTTGCATATAATCCTTTAATTGATGTATCATTTGATGCTATGAATATGGCTGGAAGAATGGCTAGATTGGAACTTTCAAAACAAGTAGAAAATGTTTGTTTTGAAGAATTAGAACAACATTTTAAAGATGGATGACAAATAATTGATGTTAGAAATCCAGGTGAATTAAAAAATGTTGGAGAATTTGATAATGCTATAAATATTCCATGATCAAAATTGAGAGAAAATTTAGATAATCTAGACAAAAATGGTAAATACATTATGGCATGTAGAGTAGGAATGCGTTCATACAATGCAACAATGTTATTAAAAAATAGTGGATTTGAAAACGTAAAAAATTTAATGGGATCATATGACATATGATACACAAACAAACATTTTAGAGATATTAAATAAAAATAAGGAGATATAAATTAATGAATAAACAAGAAAGAATTAAGATAATTCTTGGATGAACGTTATTTGCTGTGTTTATAGCGTTTATCCTACAATGATCATATGCAAAGGCATATGATGATGCACAAAGAGGAAGCTATATTATAAGAATGTGCTTAGGTATAGCTTTTGGATATATTTTAGTTAGAAGTAATTTTGGATTTGCAGGACCAATTAAAAAACTTGTATATAACGGTGATGGAAAACAAGCGAGAGCAATGATTTTATTAATGATGCTTTCAACTGTAATTATTGGTTGTTTCTTCTTTGCTCAAAAAAGCTTAGATAAACAAACAGGAACAGCAATAGGTTGAGGGTCAATTCTTGGGGGATTGATGTTTGGTCTTGGTATGATGTACGCTGGTGGTTGTGCTAGTGGAACACTTACAGCAGTAGGGACTGGGGTAGTAACTTCAGTATATGTATTATTTTTCTTTATAATGGGAGCAAACGTTGGTTCAGTTATAAATACACAAATTACAAAAAATGCAGAATGATGAAATTGAACTACTGCAGAGCAGTCATTTTATGGTAATAAATTTGGTTCAAATGGATTAATTTGAGCTATAGTATTAAATCTAACTATCTTTGTAGTATTCTTATTTATTGTTAAAGGTGTAGAAATTTATAGAAATAAAAAAGGTACTTTTACAGTTACAAATTTACCTAACGATAACAAAAGAGAAGAAGAACTTCAAGAAAAATACTTCCAAATGTTTTCTTTAAGAACTTACTTCTATTTATTCCAAAAAAGATGAAATTGATTAACAGGTGCTCTTTTATTAGCGTTGGTTTTAGCTGGATGTAAATTAAGTGGTAACATGCCAGGAATTATTGGAGGAGCTGGAAAACTTGGTGAATGATTAATGTATTCATTAGGTTGAAAAGATATCTTAAAATCTGGTGCAACTACTGGATTTGGTAAAGCACAAATTCACCCTTTACAAGATCTTGCAATTATTTTCAATGTTGCAGTATTTGCAGGAGCACTATTCTATCAATTAACTGCAGGTAAAATGAAATTCTCAAACTTTAAAAAATGAACTTGAAAAGAATGAGTTTTCTTACCAATGGCAGGATTAGGAATGGGAATTGGAGCTAGACTTGCTGGTGGATGTAATGTTGGTGCGATGTGAGCTGGTACTTCTTCTCTTTCTGCACATGGATTTATGTTTACAATCTTTATGATTGGTGGGGGTGTTGCTGGAGCAATGCTACTGAAAAAAAGTAAATTTATTTGTAGATAAAAGAATCAAAAAACACAATTACAAGCTAATTGTGTTTTTTTAGACCCATTTTACTTGTGTGCTATTTATTGTACTTGTTTTTGTTTATTTAATGCCTATAATTAAAATCATAACAATGTATGAATTATTCTTTATTAACAAAAAAGATTCAAGAAACATTTGGATAAGAAAGTGTTTCTTGAGAAAGTGGACAAAATGAACTATTTCTTATTTACTTTTTTTCTTTTTTCTCAGTCAATCGCAAGTTTCATATACACAATTAAAAAATCTACTAAATATACATACAGTTGAATTGATGGTGTAGTATGAAAAAAGAAAAAGAAGAGGAAGAAGATATTTATTAAAAAGATAAATTATTCTAAAACCTGAGTTAAAGATACTTTTAAATCATTTAAATTTAAAAATAAATAATGGTGTTTACAGTATATTAGGTTAATTAAAACAAAAAATCTACTTGTCTAATTAGTAGACTTTTTTTCTGCAAAATAAAAAAAATAAAAAACATTTTATTATTTATTCCTTTATAATTATTTTGATAAATTCGAATAGGAGATACTACATGAAACTGATTAAATCGATAAATATTTCACAATATATAATCACTGAATGGTTAGATGTAGTTATCACCAGAACCGAATGATTTGAAAAGATACTCGAGACTGAGATGCTCTCCCTGATTGCGTAATATAATAGGATTACGCGATTACAATCATATATTTGATTATTTAGAGGAGAAACACTGATGAAACAAAATAACAACATTTTAGAAATTCGTAATTTAACAAAAACTTACGATGGAAAAGTTGTGTTGAAAGGTGTAAGTTTTAATGTCCATGAAGGAGAATTCATAACTCTTTTAGGACCTTCTGGTTGTGGAAAAACCACAACATTAAATATAATTGGTGGCCGTGAAAAACAAGAAATCGGAGATTTGTTATTTGAAGGAAAGGATTTAACTCCTATCCCAAGTAATAAACGTCAGATTAATACAATTTTCCAAAACTATGCACTATTCCCTCATTATGACGTATATGACAACATTGCCTATGGATTAAGAATTAAGAAAATGAAAGAAGACTTAATCGAAAAAGAAGTTATGAAGTACATTAAAAAATTCTCACTTGAAGGACATGAAACTAAAAGAGTTCATGAATTAAGTGGGGGACAAAAACAACGTGTTGCTATAGCTAGAGCACTTGTTTTGAAACCCCGAATTTTACTTTTAGATGAACCAATGTCAGCATTAGACGTACAATTACGTAAAAGAATGCAAAATGAATTGAAAGATCTACAAGAAGAAATTGGAATTACATTTATTTTAGTTACTCATGATCAAGAAGAGGCTTTAACTCTAAGTGATAGAGTTGTTGTTATGAACGAAGGGGCAATCCAACAAATTGGAACACCAGAGGAAATTTACAATGAACCAGAGAATAGATGAGTTGCAAACTTTATTGGAGTTTCAAACATCATTGATAATGGAGAAATGGTAAAAGACCTATTGGTAAAATTTGATGGAAAAGAATTTGAGTGTGCAGATAAAGGATTTGGGGAAAACGAAAGTAATATCGATATTGTAATAAGGCCAGAAGACATTAAAATTGCAGAACCAGGAAAAGGATATTTTGACGGAATTGTTGAAAACATTATCTTTAAAGGGGTTCACTATGAAATCACAATTAAATGTGAAAATAGAACTTATACAGCTCACACAACTGAATATCATGACTTTGACAAAAAAGTTTCAATTAAATGAGACGCAAGCGACTTACATGTAATGTGAAAGGAAATTGATGAATAATTCAAAAGACAATCCAATCGTTGATGATATCGCATTGGACTTTCAAGAACCAACTGTTGTAGAAGAAAAAGACAACATTGATATTGAAACTGAACTTGAAGCTATTGAAGACATTGAAGCTATCGGAACAAACGATGAACTTGTTTTCAAAGACATCAGCTTAAAAGAAAAAGTCGCTAACTTTAAAATTGTCAAATCTTTAAAAGGAAAGATTTGACCAATAATGTTGCCATTTATTTTAACTATGGCTATTTTAGTAGTACTACCATTAATTGGAATTATTTTATTTGCAATTATTGAACCTTCAGGGAACAGTACTAAATTTAGATTAGATTTATCTAATTTTTCAAGATTCTTTACTTCAGGAAGTATTATGTCTGTTTTAGGACTTTCAATGCTTTATGCAGTAATCTCAAGTATTTTAACTATTGCTATGGCATATCCAATTGCTTTAATGATGGCAAACTTGAGAAACAAAATTATGGCAAAAAATATTTGAGTTATTTTAACAATGCCAATTTGAATTAGTATGATCTTAAAAATCTTAGGATTAAGAAGTTTATTCTATCTATTAGGAGGAACTGCTCTGGGAACTCCATTTGCAGTAATTTTAGGAATGGTATATATGTTTTTACCATTTGCTTTAGCTCCAATTTATAATGGACTTGAAAATCAAGACCCTGTTTTTTATCAAGCAGCACTTGATTTAAAAGCATCAAAAGCAAAAGCTTTTTGACATGTAACATTTAGACAATCACTTCCAGGAGTATTTGCAGCATTTACACTTGTAATTGTTCAAGCATCAACTGCTTTGTTAATACCAAGATATATGGGTGATGGAAAAATTAACTTAATACCAACCATTATTGAAAACTACTTCTTCAAAGGAACTGACTTTGGATTTGGAGCAACAGTTGCTGTTGCATTGGCAATATTATTATTTGCTATAATGGGGGTTACAAAATTAATTTCTAATAAATTTGAGATAAGGGGGTCAAGAAAATGAAAAGGTTCTTCAAAGCAAGTTACTTCGCAATAATATTACTTTTAATTTATGTGCCAATTGCTGTAATGATCATATTTTCATTCAATAGTGGCTCAAACCTTAATAGATTTGAAGGATTTAGTTTAAAATGATATTCTTC includes these proteins:
- a CDS encoding FAD-dependent oxidoreductase — translated: MKKIVIIGGGAGGAGAAAKLRRLDESSEIKIYESCSYASYSNCGLPYYFSGKIKTFEALILNPVSVLKANYNIDTFVNHQVLEIKNDDKKVVVKNLKTQEIFEDNYDELIIAPGVFANKPNIPGIDESNNIFVLKNPDDVKEFDAFVADNFEPKNVVVIGGGFIGLEIAENFIHRGVESVTIVDGADQLFATCDKDIAAFGHRLLIENNIKLKLNTKVKAFKNQGKEIELDNGEIIKSDVTFLTIGVETKTEMYENIGLKIGKTKGIIVDEKQRTNIENIYAVGDVAETFDLDKKPVRVALAAPASRQAVVAANTIYGIEDTYKGSQGTNAITLFDHSIASIGKTEKQLKADGVEYHKVISTKPQKLALLGGTYIWLKVLYDKSGHIFGAQAFGPSGAEKKISYMAIVMYAKQTIFDMVEYQVAYNPLIDVSFDAMNMAGRMARLELSKQVENVCFEELEQHFKDGWQIIDVRNPGELKNVGEFDNAINIPWSKLRENLDNLDKNGKYIMACRVGMRSYNATMLLKNSGFENVKNLMGSYDIWYTNKHFRDIK
- a CDS encoding YeeE/YedE family protein gives rise to the protein MNKQERIKIILGWTLFAVFIAFILQWSYAKAYDDAQRGSYIIRMCLGIAFGYILVRSNFGFAGPIKKLVYNGDGKQARAMILLMMLSTVIIGCFFFAQKSLDKQTGTAIGWGSILGGLMFGLGMMYAGGCASGTLTAVGTGVVTSVYVLFFFIMGANVGSVINTQITKNAEWWNWTTAEQSFYGNKFGSNGLIWAIVLNLTIFVVFLFIVKGVEIYRNKKGTFTVTNLPNDNKREEELQEKYFQMFSLRTYFYLFQKRWNWLTGALLLALVLAGCKLSGNMPGIIGGAGKLGEWLMYSLGWKDILKSGATTGFGKAQIHPLQDLAIIFNVAVFAGALFYQLTAGKMKFSNFKKWTWKEWVFLPMAGLGMGIGARLAGGCNVGAMWAGTSSLSAHGFMFTIFMIGGGVAGAMLLKKSKFICR
- the potA gene encoding spermidine/putrescine ABC transporter ATP-binding protein, with product MKQNNNILEIRNLTKTYDGKVVLKGVSFNVHEGEFITLLGPSGCGKTTTLNIIGGREKQEIGDLLFEGKDLTPIPSNKRQINTIFQNYALFPHYDVYDNIAYGLRIKKMKEDLIEKEVMKYIKKFSLEGHETKRVHELSGGQKQRVAIARALVLKPRILLLDEPMSALDVQLRKRMQNELKDLQEEIGITFILVTHDQEEALTLSDRVVVMNEGAIQQIGTPEEIYNEPENRWVANFIGVSNIIDNGEMVKDLLVKFDGKEFECADKGFGENESNIDIVIRPEDIKIAEPGKGYFDGIVENIIFKGVHYEITIKCENRTYTAHTTEYHDFDKKVSIKWDASDLHVMWKEIDE
- the potB gene encoding spermidine/putrescine ABC transporter permease; amino-acid sequence: MNNSKDNPIVDDIALDFQEPTVVEEKDNIDIETELEAIEDIEAIGTNDELVFKDISLKEKVANFKIVKSLKGKIWPIMLPFILTMAILVVLPLIGIILFAIIEPSGNSTKFRLDLSNFSRFFTSGSIMSVLGLSMLYAVISSILTIAMAYPIALMMANLRNKIMAKNIWVILTMPIWISMILKILGLRSLFYLLGGTALGTPFAVILGMVYMFLPFALAPIYNGLENQDPVFYQAALDLKASKAKAFWHVTFRQSLPGVFAAFTLVIVQASTALLIPRYMGDGKINLIPTIIENYFFKGTDFGFGATVAVALAILLFAIMGVTKLISNKFEIRGSRKWKGSSKQVTSQ